The sequence ACTTTGCCAAGCTGCTGCGGTGGGCAGCCGCTTTTTTGCGTCTAATTTTCCAATGGCTTTCTAATTATCAAAGAACCATCTCTTACGGTGACGCTTTATCAAAATAGACTTTTTCAGAACCGACTAGCTATGATATTGAATGTGAAAAGTGCGCAGGGCGGGGTTTTCCCGATTTTAACAACCCGTTCGGGATTAGGACGGCCTGGCTTTCAAGAGGGGCCGGCAATCTAAGGCTACATATTATTTTTATTTTCAGACCCCAAAAGGGCGGTTCGAGAGATGCCGTCTCTCTCGTCGGAATCCATCACTGTTTTGATGGTGGTTTGTCCCGACGGGGTTGGGATCTCGCATATACCTGTGGCTGACAAGTGCGTGTTCATTTTGTCCCGGACTGAACAGAAGGCGGGGAACTCTTTGCGGGGCACCGGCCATCCCTTGGGAAATTTGAGAGTCAGGGGATTCACGCTTTTGTCGCCGATTCGAACCTCATAATGAAGATGTGGTCCTGTTGCAATACCGGTCGATCCGACGTTACCGATTATTTGTCCCTGTTCAAGCCTCTTGCCCTTCTTTACGTCTTTGGCAATCCGGGACAGATGGCCGTAACGGGTATGCCATCCGTTCGGATGCTTCACGACCACCATTTTACCGTATCCCCCGCACCAGCCTGCTTGAACGACCGTTCCGTCTCCGACAGTACAAACCGGGGTACCGGTCGCCGCAGCATAATCGACACCGTGATGTGGTCTCCAGATTTTCAGAACGGGATGAAATCTTCCTTTGGAATAATGAGAACTGATCCTCCGAAAATTTAACGGCGCTTTTAAAAAAGCTTTCTTCCGTGCATTTCCATCTTCGTCATAATAAGCGATTTTTCCGTCATGCTCGAAGCGATATGCCTTGAACAGCTCGCCATTATTCGTGAATTCAGCGGCGACGATGTTCCCGTATTTCCGGAAGCGGCCGTTATAAAAGTATCCTTCCGTAATGACCTTGAACGTATCCCCCTTACGCAGATCAGTTGTAAAATCGATATCCAAGGCAAAGATGTCGGAAAGATTGAGGGCCAGAAGAAGATGTTCCCTATCCTCGCCGACAGAGGAAACCAGGTTGTCTGCAATCGCACCCGATAGGGTCATCAGCTTTTTATCATAGGCCAGTTCGCCCCTTTCCGCATGAAAGCCGCCTGTAGAGACCCTCTTGATCTGCAGATACGAGTCCCGGTTGATCCAATAGACAAACGAATTTACCCGGCTTTCAGAATCCAAAGTCAGCCTGTAAGGCTGGCCGGCATGAATGGCTCTCAGGGGGTGAACGTCTGCCGCCACGTCACGCATGGCAAACAATTCGCTGATATCGAGGCCGTGTTTTTCAAAGATCGCCAACATCGTTTCGCCTTTCATTACCAAATCCTGAACGACCTGGAACTGTGACCGGGGCGGCTCCGGTTTCAATTCCTCTTGCTCCTGCATCCAGTGTGTGCTTTTCATCCCCAGTCCCACCAATACAAGAACCACAATTGAAAACAGCAATCCCCGCTTTCTATTCAAAACCCTTCCTCCCTTAAATAAACCGTGTCGAAATGAAGATGCCTCCAGTACCCCCTGTATCCCGTATTCCCCGTGTCCGGAAAACAACAAAAAACCCCGCCATTTTTCCATGGCAGGGTTTGTTATACGAATTGGTTGTTACGGATTACGCGTGATTTCATAACGAACCTTTCCTCTGGTCTCCATTGGGGATTCAAGGATTGGTCGAAACTTGCCACCGATCCCGGTCAAAGTCAAGAAATAATCATCCTAAAAAGGTGTTTTCCTCCTAACAAACTGTTATTACACGTATTATCTAATAAAAAGACGATCGAACATCGGGAAAAGGTGCTCCATGGACCGGCGGAAATTGACAATCCGTGGAATCACTCCGGCTACGGGGACACCCGCAATCTTTTCGATAATCATCCGGTTGTCTTCGACCATACGGGACTCCGTTGGCCGTTCCAGGGGATCTACAAAAACAATGCCTTGGGATTCAATGCCACGATTTTTTAGGGCTTCAACTGTCAACAGGGTATGATTGATCGTTCCAAGTCCTGCCCGTGCTGCAATTACCGGTTTCGCCCCCGATTTCGCCACCAGATCGATCATCATCACCTTCTCTGTCAGGGGAACCATAAGCCCACCCGCCCCTTCGATCACCAGAGGTGAATATCCTTGTCCCCTTCGGCTGATCTCCCGAATCAGAAAATCGGGATCGATCTCCGCCCCTTCACTGCGGGCGGCAAAGTATGGGGCCTTCG is a genomic window of Deltaproteobacteria bacterium containing:
- a CDS encoding peptidoglycan DD-metalloendopeptidase family protein, encoding MNRKRGLLFSIVVLVLVGLGMKSTHWMQEQEELKPEPPRSQFQVVQDLVMKGETMLAIFEKHGLDISELFAMRDVAADVHPLRAIHAGQPYRLTLDSESRVNSFVYWINRDSYLQIKRVSTGGFHAERGELAYDKKLMTLSGAIADNLVSSVGEDREHLLLALNLSDIFALDIDFTTDLRKGDTFKVITEGYFYNGRFRKYGNIVAAEFTNNGELFKAYRFEHDGKIAYYDEDGNARKKAFLKAPLNFRRISSHYSKGRFHPVLKIWRPHHGVDYAAATGTPVCTVGDGTVVQAGWCGGYGKMVVVKHPNGWHTRYGHLSRIAKDVKKGKRLEQGQIIGNVGSTGIATGPHLHYEVRIGDKSVNPLTLKFPKGWPVPRKEFPAFCSVRDKMNTHLSATGICEIPTPSGQTTIKTVMDSDERDGISRTALLGSENKNNM
- the bioD gene encoding dethiobiotin synthase: MHNLFIVGTDTGVGKTVLSLALMHYMYARNHKPCYLKLVQTGCRNPYDTDSDARFIYRYIDELKGRDCADAVISCFREPKAPYFAARSEGAEIDPDFLIREISRRGQGYSPLVIEGAGGLMVPLTEKVMMIDLVAKSGAKPVIAARAGLGTINHTLLTVEALKNRGIESQGIVFVDPLERPTESRMVEDNRMIIEKIAGVPVAGVIPRIVNFRRSMEHLFPMFDRLFIR